In a genomic window of Saccharothrix sp. HUAS TT1:
- a CDS encoding cytochrome P450: protein MDRANRIPMARGRLPLVGHAWPMMRDPLRFLGSLAGQGPLVRIALGPVKAVVVCDAGLAQQMFLDDRTFDKGGPFADRVREVVGNNLSTCPHHEHRRQRRLLQPAFHVGRFDAYGRTMAAQVADRVDVWRDGQVLDVPAEMAMLTTNVLTATMFSDTLSPAELKQSQEDADVLATDVLPRMMMPRALTRLPIPVNVRFDRAHARLRGMVEAIVAARRAEGGDRGDLLSALLAGYDEESSGAERTLSDTEVVNQMLTFHLAGSETTAVTLVWALHLIARHPDVERRLHAEVDAVLGGRTAGPDDLAALELTGRVVTETLRLRSPVYILTREVTSDTTLGGHALPAGTVLAYSPYPIHHDPDLHPDPHRFDPDRWDPVRKPARHAFVPFANGARKCIGDKFSLMEATLALASIVARWRLEHVPGEEDVRPAAAAVIRPRRLRMRASSRLPAVG, encoded by the coding sequence GTGGACCGAGCGAACCGGATTCCCATGGCGCGGGGTCGGCTGCCCCTGGTCGGGCACGCCTGGCCGATGATGCGCGATCCGCTGCGGTTCCTCGGCTCGCTCGCCGGGCAGGGGCCGCTGGTCCGCATCGCGCTGGGGCCGGTCAAGGCGGTCGTCGTGTGCGACGCCGGGCTGGCGCAGCAGATGTTCCTGGACGACCGCACGTTCGACAAGGGCGGCCCGTTCGCCGACCGGGTGCGCGAAGTGGTGGGCAACAACCTGTCCACCTGCCCGCACCACGAGCACCGCAGGCAGCGGCGGTTGTTGCAGCCCGCGTTCCACGTCGGCCGGTTCGACGCCTACGGCCGCACAATGGCCGCGCAGGTCGCCGACCGGGTCGACGTGTGGCGGGACGGGCAGGTGCTCGACGTGCCCGCCGAGATGGCGATGCTCACCACGAACGTGCTGACCGCCACGATGTTCTCCGACACGCTGTCGCCCGCCGAGCTGAAGCAGTCGCAGGAGGACGCGGACGTGCTCGCCACCGACGTGCTGCCGCGGATGATGATGCCCAGGGCGTTGACCAGGCTGCCGATCCCGGTCAACGTCCGGTTCGACCGCGCGCACGCCAGGCTCCGGGGGATGGTGGAGGCGATCGTCGCGGCCCGGCGGGCGGAGGGCGGTGACCGGGGCGACCTGCTGTCCGCGCTGCTCGCCGGGTACGACGAGGAGTCGAGCGGCGCGGAGCGGACGCTGTCCGACACCGAGGTGGTGAACCAGATGCTCACCTTCCACCTGGCGGGCAGCGAGACGACGGCCGTCACGCTCGTGTGGGCGCTGCACCTCATCGCGCGGCACCCCGACGTCGAGCGACGCCTGCACGCCGAGGTCGACGCCGTCCTGGGCGGACGCACCGCGGGCCCGGACGACCTCGCCGCGCTGGAGCTGACCGGTCGGGTCGTCACCGAGACGCTGCGCCTGCGCTCACCGGTGTACATCCTCACCCGTGAGGTCACCTCCGACACCACGCTGGGCGGGCACGCCCTGCCGGCGGGCACGGTGCTGGCCTACAGCCCGTACCCGATCCACCACGACCCCGACCTGCACCCCGACCCGCACCGCTTCGACCCCGACCGCTGGGACCCGGTCCGCAAGCCCGCGCGGCACGCGTTCGTCCCGTTCGCCAACGGCGCGCGCAAGTGCATCGGCGACAAGTTCAGCCTGATGGAGGCGACGCTCGCGCTGGCGTCGATCGTGGCCCGGTGGCGGCTGGAGCACGTGCCGGGCGAGGAGGACGTCCGCCCTGCCGCCGCCGCCGTGATCCGGCCGCGCCGGCTGCGGATGCGCGCGTCCAGCCGCCTGCCCGCGGTGGGGTAG
- a CDS encoding alpha/beta fold hydrolase yields MSEQSAPGRGVAAGVSHRFIETNGIRMHIAEQGEGPLVVLLHGFPETWYSWRHQFDALAAAGYHVVAPDQRGYGQTDRPEGVDQYTQLHLVGDVVGLIDALGEEQAVLVGHDWGSPVAWNTALLRPDRVRGIVALGLPYLPRGPVSALTGMTQGLGPGFYMNYLQTPGVADAELARDARTSVLRFFQWGFGDSPQADGPSLPLVPEGGTLSDLLPEAGALPEWLTEADLDAYAADFERTGFTGGLNWWRTMNVSWELTAPWQSAAMTTPALHVYGQRDGSVKLPGLDQLIANLQMLVPNLTGTVELPNVGHWTQQEAPEEVNAELVKFLAGL; encoded by the coding sequence ATGAGTGAGCAGTCGGCACCGGGCCGGGGCGTGGCAGCCGGGGTCAGTCACCGGTTCATCGAGACCAACGGCATCCGGATGCACATCGCCGAGCAGGGCGAGGGGCCGCTTGTCGTGCTGCTGCACGGCTTCCCCGAGACGTGGTACTCCTGGCGGCACCAGTTCGACGCGCTCGCGGCGGCCGGGTACCACGTCGTCGCCCCCGACCAGCGCGGCTACGGCCAGACCGACCGGCCGGAAGGCGTCGACCAGTACACGCAGCTGCACCTGGTCGGCGACGTCGTCGGCCTGATCGACGCGCTCGGCGAGGAGCAGGCCGTCCTGGTCGGCCACGACTGGGGCTCGCCGGTCGCCTGGAACACCGCGCTGCTGCGGCCCGACCGCGTCCGCGGCATCGTCGCGCTGGGCCTGCCCTACCTCCCGCGCGGCCCGGTGAGCGCGCTGACCGGGATGACGCAGGGCCTCGGCCCCGGCTTCTACATGAACTACCTGCAGACGCCCGGTGTGGCGGACGCCGAGCTGGCGCGGGACGCGCGGACCAGCGTCCTGCGCTTCTTCCAGTGGGGCTTCGGCGACTCGCCGCAGGCCGACGGGCCGAGCCTGCCGCTGGTGCCCGAGGGCGGCACGCTCTCCGACCTCCTCCCCGAGGCGGGCGCGCTGCCGGAGTGGCTGACCGAGGCCGACCTGGACGCCTACGCGGCCGACTTCGAGCGCACCGGCTTCACCGGCGGCCTGAACTGGTGGCGGACGATGAACGTCAGCTGGGAGCTCACGGCGCCGTGGCAGAGCGCGGCGATGACGACCCCGGCGCTGCACGTGTACGGCCAGCGCGACGGCAGCGTCAAGCTGCCGGGCCTGGACCAGCTGATCGCCAACCTGCAGATGCTCGTGCCGAACCTGACCGGCACGGTCGAGCTGCCCAACGTCGGGCACTGGACCCAGCAGGAAGCGCCGGAAGAGGTCAACGCGGAACTGGTGAAGTTCCTGGCCGGCCTCTAG
- a CDS encoding acyl-CoA dehydrogenase family protein, which yields MTISEAPPQVDLVGRATDLVPLIRKHVAWQDEHRVIHEDVIQGIIDAGIMKMRVPVRYGGYESDVRTVSAVISELARGDGSVGWTISTLTMGSWLAGLFPDEVQDEIFADPNVRIAGGVNASGIATPTDGGVILNGRWHFNSGAPHSQWDTHSVLLATDDGGYVPATVAIPMTDLTIVDDWHTAGLRATGSVTTIAENLFVPHARVLPMLPVFMHGQHLSKLNADSLTWKLPFVPHAVAVTSSSALGMAKAAREAFFDRLPNRKITYTDYEHQADAPITHIQVAQAAVKLDEAEFHVHRAAERLDTKAQTGQPWTLEERALGKMDAAAACLRAKEAVDILNTASGGSSIYSDQPMQRIERDIQALNLNGVLHPNTNLETYGRILCGLEPNTPLL from the coding sequence ATGACGATCAGTGAGGCGCCACCGCAGGTTGACCTCGTCGGCCGGGCGACGGACCTGGTCCCCCTGATCCGCAAGCACGTCGCCTGGCAGGACGAGCACCGGGTCATCCACGAGGACGTGATCCAGGGCATCATCGACGCCGGGATCATGAAGATGCGCGTCCCGGTCCGCTACGGCGGCTACGAGTCCGACGTGCGCACCGTGTCCGCCGTCATCTCCGAACTCGCCCGCGGCGACGGCTCCGTCGGCTGGACCATCTCCACCCTCACCATGGGCTCCTGGCTGGCCGGCCTGTTCCCCGACGAGGTCCAGGACGAGATCTTCGCCGACCCGAACGTCCGCATCGCCGGCGGCGTCAACGCCAGCGGCATCGCCACCCCCACCGACGGCGGCGTCATCCTCAACGGACGCTGGCACTTCAACTCCGGCGCCCCCCACAGCCAATGGGACACCCACTCCGTCCTGCTGGCCACCGACGACGGCGGCTACGTCCCCGCCACCGTCGCCATCCCCATGACCGACCTCACCATCGTCGACGACTGGCACACCGCCGGCCTGCGCGCCACCGGCAGCGTCACCACCATCGCCGAGAACCTCTTCGTCCCCCACGCCCGCGTCCTGCCCATGCTCCCCGTCTTCATGCACGGCCAACACCTCTCCAAGCTCAACGCCGACTCCCTGACCTGGAAACTGCCCTTCGTCCCCCACGCCGTCGCCGTCACCAGCTCCTCCGCCCTGGGCATGGCCAAAGCCGCCCGCGAAGCCTTCTTCGACCGCCTCCCCAACCGCAAGATCACCTACACCGACTACGAACACCAGGCCGACGCCCCCATCACCCACATCCAGGTCGCCCAGGCCGCCGTCAAACTCGACGAAGCCGAATTCCACGTCCACCGCGCCGCCGAACGCCTCGACACCAAGGCACAGACCGGCCAACCCTGGACCCTGGAGGAACGCGCCCTGGGCAAGATGGACGCCGCCGCCGCCTGCCTGCGCGCCAAGGAAGCCGTCGACATCCTCAACACCGCCAGCGGCGGCTCCTCCATCTACTCCGACCAACCCATGCAACGCATCGAACGCGACATCCAAGCCCTCAACCTCAACGGCGTCCTGCACCCCAACACCAACCTCGAAACCTACGGCCGCATCCTCTGCGGCCTCGAACCCAACACCCCCCTCCTCTAA
- a CDS encoding DUF899 family protein, translating to MDKPKPDIVTLEEWRQARDELRAAEKEATRAADALAARRRRLPMVKFDNGYEFATPDGPKSLLDLFDGRDQLIVYQFMDNGPDRYCPGCTWFTDNIPANAPRMLADQGITWVTASNMPLEQIERYKAKMGWALPFVSSRGTSFSDDCDAGRGFMLTTFLRDGDDVYRAYSTTSRGIEKLVFTTGVFDLTPYGRQEDWEDSPAGWPQNPTYVLPIPMEWDHVSTGFGSYR from the coding sequence ATGGACAAGCCGAAACCGGACATCGTGACGCTGGAAGAGTGGCGGCAGGCGCGGGACGAGTTGCGCGCGGCCGAGAAGGAAGCGACCCGGGCCGCCGACGCGCTCGCCGCGCGCCGCCGCCGATTGCCCATGGTGAAGTTCGACAACGGTTACGAGTTCGCCACCCCGGACGGCCCGAAGTCGCTCTTGGACCTGTTCGACGGTCGCGACCAGCTGATCGTCTACCAGTTCATGGACAACGGCCCGGACCGCTACTGCCCCGGCTGCACGTGGTTCACCGACAACATTCCCGCGAACGCGCCGCGCATGCTGGCCGACCAGGGCATCACCTGGGTCACGGCGTCCAACATGCCGCTGGAGCAGATCGAGCGGTACAAGGCGAAGATGGGGTGGGCGCTGCCCTTCGTGTCGTCCCGCGGCACGTCGTTCTCCGACGACTGCGACGCCGGTCGCGGTTTCATGCTGACCACGTTCCTGCGGGACGGTGACGACGTTTACCGGGCGTACAGCACCACGTCACGGGGAATCGAAAAACTGGTCTTCACCACCGGCGTCTTCGACCTGACGCCTTATGGTCGACAAGAGGACTGGGAGGATTCACCTGCCGGTTGGCCGCAGAACCCCACCTACGTCCTGCCGATCCCGATGGAATGGGACCATGTGTCCACCGGTTTCGGCAGCTACCGGTAG
- a CDS encoding TetR/AcrR family transcriptional regulator gives MLGVAEGLFSRNGIRATGVDLVAAEAGVAPTTLYRLFSSKDGLVGAYVERADQEFRAMYTEVIAAAGPEPRDQVLALFDFVYAQISSERFRGCALLRTLAEFRDPELPGHRNAMAAKAWIRQSIGDLTDRLGVEHPAELADHLTLVLEGLYASGQSLGRVGPAKRARRLAEVILANAEPRSDGAEVG, from the coding sequence GTGCTGGGAGTAGCCGAGGGTCTGTTCTCCCGCAACGGCATCCGGGCCACCGGGGTCGACCTGGTGGCGGCCGAGGCCGGTGTCGCGCCGACGACGCTCTACCGGCTGTTCTCGTCCAAGGACGGCCTGGTCGGGGCCTATGTGGAGCGGGCGGACCAGGAGTTCCGGGCGATGTACACGGAGGTGATCGCGGCGGCCGGGCCGGAGCCCCGCGACCAGGTCCTGGCGTTGTTCGACTTCGTGTACGCGCAGATATCCTCGGAGCGGTTCCGCGGCTGCGCGCTGCTGAGGACGTTGGCCGAGTTCCGGGACCCGGAGCTGCCCGGGCACCGCAACGCGATGGCGGCGAAGGCGTGGATCAGGCAGAGCATCGGCGACCTCACCGACCGGCTCGGCGTCGAGCACCCCGCCGAGCTGGCCGACCACCTCACCCTGGTCCTGGAGGGCCTGTACGCGTCGGGCCAGTCGCTCGGCCGGGTCGGTCCGGCCAAGCGGGCCCGGAGGCTGGCGGAGGTGATCCTGGCGAACGCCGAACCCCGGTCGGACGGGGCCGAAGTCGGATAA
- a CDS encoding MFS transporter, translating to MSTQQTALSPGRANLVLATLFLGMFVLGSGELLVVGVLDLIAADLQVTIPAAGNLVTVYALGLAIGGPVLTALTIKLDRKLVLIGSVALFVACNLVAVLTPDYAVFMIVRFLIGASQGLFIAGAFIAGMAVVAPERMGQAIGIVVSGVSLAGALGVPLGTLVGQTLGWRGSFVAIVVGAVITLLATIALVPRVPPAGGGAAHQAKYAFAPRVLAVLFLNFIVFSATFAALTYIVPFLQNVTGISGAWLSAFLLAYGVATAIGSFRGGKFADWNASRTLIIGSIGLAASLLLLYFVGTVAWLVALALLAWGLFFYSMVPSLQVRVISLAGPGGQLAQSLPVSAANVGIALGAFAGSIAIDNYNASAPIIAAVIFAVITIAVAWATSYLKPPTVTDDTTTATPQTATEPA from the coding sequence ATGAGTACCCAGCAAACGGCGCTGAGCCCCGGCAGGGCCAACCTGGTCCTGGCCACGCTGTTCCTCGGAATGTTCGTGCTGGGCAGCGGGGAACTGCTCGTGGTCGGCGTGCTGGACCTGATCGCCGCCGACCTGCAGGTCACCATCCCCGCCGCCGGCAACCTGGTCACCGTCTACGCCCTCGGCCTGGCCATCGGCGGACCCGTCCTGACCGCCCTGACCATCAAACTCGACCGCAAACTCGTCCTCATCGGCTCGGTCGCGCTGTTCGTCGCCTGCAACCTCGTCGCCGTGCTGACCCCCGACTACGCCGTCTTCATGATCGTGCGCTTCCTCATCGGCGCCTCACAAGGACTCTTCATCGCCGGCGCCTTCATCGCCGGCATGGCCGTCGTCGCCCCCGAACGCATGGGCCAGGCCATCGGCATCGTCGTCTCCGGCGTCTCCCTCGCCGGCGCCCTCGGCGTCCCCCTGGGCACCCTCGTCGGACAGACCCTCGGCTGGCGCGGCTCCTTCGTCGCCATCGTCGTCGGCGCCGTCATCACCCTGCTCGCCACCATCGCCCTGGTCCCCCGCGTCCCACCCGCCGGCGGCGGCGCCGCCCACCAGGCCAAGTACGCCTTCGCCCCCCGCGTCCTGGCCGTGCTCTTCCTCAACTTCATCGTCTTCTCCGCCACCTTCGCCGCCCTGACCTACATCGTCCCCTTCCTGCAGAACGTCACCGGCATCTCCGGCGCCTGGCTCAGCGCCTTCCTGCTCGCCTACGGCGTCGCCACCGCCATCGGCTCCTTCCGCGGCGGCAAATTCGCCGACTGGAACGCCTCCCGCACCCTCATCATCGGCTCCATCGGCCTGGCCGCATCCCTGCTGCTGCTCTACTTCGTCGGAACCGTCGCCTGGCTCGTCGCCCTCGCCCTGCTCGCCTGGGGCCTGTTCTTCTACAGCATGGTCCCCTCCCTGCAGGTCCGCGTCATCAGCCTCGCCGGCCCCGGCGGCCAACTCGCCCAATCCCTGCCCGTCTCCGCCGCCAACGTCGGCATCGCCCTCGGCGCCTTCGCCGGCAGCATCGCCATCGACAACTACAACGCCTCCGCCCCCATCATCGCCGCCGTCATCTTCGCCGTCATCACCATCGCCGTCGCCTGGGCCACCAGCTACCTCAAGCCCCCCACCGTCACCGACGACACCACCACCGCAACCCCCCAAACCGCAACCGAACCGGCGTGA
- a CDS encoding RICIN domain-containing protein, whose product MHAHGGGIRRDVLTQQSDAGLAVANIERPKVIYNSATGRFVMWTHKENGSDYTWHGSFRPLGHMSRDITLFRDDDGAGYMISAARENADLHVYRLTADYRQVESRVRVLWAGSWREAPAMFKRDGVYFLLTSGATGWDPNQQKYATASSVAGTWSALRDIGDGTAYGSQTAFVLPVQGTQTTSYLYLGDRWAGAWDGRVNDSRYVWLPLTFPSSTTMSMSYASQLTIDAAAGTVTPVSSPSYALTARRSGKCADIPSASQVAGTQLKQYPCNGANQRWDAENAGSGHHRLVARHSALCLDVTSASTADRATVAQRACNGGTNQQWSR is encoded by the coding sequence GTGCACGCGCACGGGGGCGGCATCCGGCGGGACGTGCTGACGCAGCAATCCGACGCCGGGCTGGCGGTGGCCAACATCGAACGGCCGAAGGTGATCTACAACAGCGCCACCGGCCGTTTCGTGATGTGGACGCACAAGGAGAACGGCAGCGACTACACCTGGCACGGCAGCTTCCGCCCGCTGGGGCACATGTCGCGGGACATCACCCTGTTCCGCGACGACGACGGCGCCGGCTACATGATCTCGGCCGCTCGCGAGAACGCGGACCTGCACGTCTACCGCCTCACCGCCGACTACCGGCAGGTCGAGTCCAGGGTGCGCGTGCTGTGGGCCGGCTCGTGGCGGGAGGCGCCCGCGATGTTCAAGCGCGACGGGGTGTACTTCCTGCTCACGTCCGGCGCCACCGGCTGGGACCCGAACCAGCAGAAGTACGCCACGGCGAGCAGCGTGGCGGGCACGTGGAGCGCGCTGCGCGACATCGGTGACGGCACAGCCTATGGCTCGCAGACCGCGTTCGTGCTGCCGGTCCAGGGCACGCAGACCACGTCCTACCTGTACCTGGGCGACCGGTGGGCGGGCGCGTGGGACGGCCGGGTCAACGACTCGCGCTACGTGTGGCTGCCGCTGACCTTCCCCAGCAGCACCACGATGTCGATGAGCTACGCGTCCCAGCTGACCATCGACGCCGCCGCGGGCACCGTGACCCCGGTGTCCTCGCCGTCCTACGCGCTGACCGCCCGGCGCAGCGGCAAGTGCGCGGACATCCCGAGCGCGAGCCAGGTGGCCGGGACGCAGCTCAAGCAGTACCCGTGCAACGGCGCGAACCAGCGGTGGGACGCGGAGAACGCGGGCAGCGGCCACCACCGGCTGGTCGCCAGGCACAGCGCCCTGTGCCTCGACGTGACCTCCGCGTCCACTGCGGACAGGGCGACCGTGGCGCAGCGGGCGTGCAACGGCGGCACGAACCAGCAGTGGAGCAGGTAG